CACCAGAAAGAGAATATCTCCACAATGCCCAATCTTGGATTTAATTGTTCATTGATAATGTCGTAGTGTTCGCCTTCTTGCCATTGGGCGGCGGTGTTCTGAGCACTCGCGCTCACACTTGCTACAGAGAACAGGATGGCTGCCAAAAACGCAGCGCTCATGTTCATTATGTTTTTGAAAAATTTCATTTGTTTAGCAAGTTTCATGGCGCAACACTCATGACATTATCAATGACAGAATCATATACCGATGATTATTTCAGTTTGCTTAACCAAACAATCAAATCAACCATATCGTCAGGTGTCATATCACGAGTGAATTTCGCCTGATATTTACCATTAACGATGAAGTTAGGTACACCGCGCAGGTGTTTCATGAACTTTTGAATGGATTGATTGTTTTTCTTTAATTGGCTATTTACACCAAAGCTGTTAGCCAGCTTGTCGAATTCTGCGGCATCGACACCGTTAACGGTGAAGATGTTACGAATATCATCAATACCAGCAATAGGCGCGCGTTGAACGTGGATATAGTTGAAGATTGCGCGATTCATTTCTTTTTCTTTCTTCAATGCACGAGCAATCATTAATCCGCGAGTAGCGTCTTCCTGAATTTCTGTTGTCGTAAACGCCATGAAATTCACATGGACTTTACTGAACTTCACGTCTTCTGGCAGTTTCTTTTCCAGATTCGCTACAATAGGTTCAAAGTTATAGCAGTGGCTACACCAATAGGAGAAAAACTCTAAAACTTCTGGTTTGGCAGTCGCTTCTTCGCCAACAACCACATAATGAGTACCTTCTACCCACTGCTCGACACCTGCAGCCATTGATTTAAGGGGTAACAGCAGGGCAAAAATAAATAAACTTAAGTATTTACGCATAGCAAATTGTTAGTGTTATTGTGAAATGAGGTGGCAAGGTTACCATACCCATTTGTCGGCTGTCCTCTTTTCCGGGGTATATTCTGCCACTACCTGATTATCATTCAGGAAACGTTTAGGTTGGAAAGGGCTAGTTCCTTACTTTTTGGCGTAACTCTTGCTATATCACACCCTATGTTAACCATGCGCAGATGTGTCATTGAATTGACAGGCTGTGTAGTGAACCAATTGTAAATAGTCGGGTGATGTAAGCAATGCGAGTGAATAATCAGGCTATGAACCTGTTTACCTATCTGGACAATCAGGCTGCCGCTGATGACGTGTTGAAAAATGTCGCAGAGAAACAGAAATCGAATAGTTTTCAGGATTTGAATCTGGTTAGTGTCGGGATTACTGGCGGTAACTTCGATGACATGCTCAGCGCCATGGAAAAAGGTGAGTTGAATGTGGACTTGCAAACCATGGGCAACTACGTAGATTTCAATATGCAGAAGATGGAAAAGGAAGTGTATCAATTAGCTCAGAGCTTTGGGGTTTCCATGCCTGTTGAAATCAATATCGAAGACGGTCAGCTGCAAGTGCTCGATGATAGTGATGAAGGGCAAAAGCTACAAGACTATCTGGATCGTGATGAACGCTTAAACAAGCTGGTACAGCAAACCGGGAAGTTGTCGCAATTCTATGAATGGGGATTAGTGCGCGAACAAGCGAGCAAGTATCAGGAAAGTGGCGTCGATGACGGAAATTTACTGGAATTCTTACAAGAAGGTCGCGAAAATATTGTGCATCAAAACCGCCTGTTGATTGACTCCGAAGGCGTTCAATATCTGTCGCAACGGCAATCCCAATCTCTAATTGAAAAGTATTCCGAGAAGTTTGGGTATGGGGAGAAGGGGGCTTCTTAGCGCTGTGCAAGGATTCTTAGCATGAGATGTTCAAGAGGTTCATAATTTCCTCTATGCACTTGCTTGAATGTTTCTACATTTTCCCAGTTATGGACTAAATCCCAGTTAATCATGTAATTAAAAACGTTAGCTAAGGCCGAAATGAATAACCGTTGAGTGCGTCCATTACCCTCAGGAAATGGATGGTATATGTTTATTATGCCTAGGCAACGAGCAAGCTTTTGCGCTGATTCTTCTATAGTAGGTTTGTCAGTGCTTTGGTAATACGAAATGGAACGTTCAAATACCAAAGATTGATATTCTGCCAATTTGTTCGCTGGTGTGAAAATATCACCATCTTTAGCGACATCGTAAGATCTTGGCTTTCCTGCCCATGAGTATAAATCCTGAAATAAATGACGGTGTATGGATTTTAGGTGTTCAAAATCGAAGGTTTGTTCCACCGTATCAGGTTTTTGCAGTAATTCTATTGAGCGAATTGCTGTGAAGGCTGCCTCTTTTTGGCGGAGCTCAGAGGGTTCCTGAATGTCGAGTAAATTAACAAAAACGTGGCTATTGGGGTAAAACGCTGGTTCTACGCTGTCTGGAGGCAGGTTATTTTCCACGTAGCAAGTTAAGAATATAGGTTGTGTCGATAGACTTGTCTTTAAGCGCTTGGCTTATAAGTTTCGATGTTTCTTCTGATAAAGACAGAGATTCAAGCTTAATATTAGCTAGAGCTTGTTTTACAGCATTTGCATCGGTGATAGGCATAAGTAAATACAACACAAGTAAGTTACACGCATTGTAGCTCTATAAGTTGATGCAATCAATCTTGCCTTTCAAGAGCAGAAATCAAAACAGTGGACTTATACTGATCAAGTTAATTCAAAACTCCCAGAGCGCTCTTTAAAGCACTCTGAGGGCGTTTTTTTGTAATTTTCACACAAAAACTGCTTAGAACTGATAACTCACCCCAACATAGGCGCTTCTGCCTTTGCTGTTGTAGCCAAGCACTTCCTGATATTCCCTGTTGGTCACGTTGTCGAGTTTGGCGTTAAAGCGCCAGTGGGCGTTGAGTTCATACAGGGCTGACAGGTTCAGGACGGTGTAATCGTCCAGTTCTTGTCCGCCGATGTCGATAGCGTCTTGTACTGCTCTGGCGTAGGCATTTAGCTGTAATGCGTTGTCGAGCAAGTTGTAGGACAATCCCAAATTAGCCATATGACGAGGGCGGCGTAAGCGCTGATCGCCTTGTGCTGTTTCGGTTTCGTTGTAGGTGTAGTTTCCCCACAGCTCAACAGAGGCAGTGATGTTTTGACGCCAGTCTAATTCCAAACCTTCTGATTTACTGGTTCCGGCGGTTTGCAAATAGCCCTGATAGGCTACCGGGTCGAAAATGATTTCGTCGGTAATGTCCTGTTTGAAATAGGTGATACCAAAGAACATATCGGATTGATAAAATTCAACGCCTAAATCAAAGCCTTTGCTGGTTTCTTCTTTAAGCTGCAAACCTTGAGCTTCGCCCCAGGCAAATGCGCCGTCGTTGTAGCTTTGCTCAAACAAGCTCGGGGCTCTAAAGCCTGTGCCGTAAGAGGCTTTTAGTTTCACATCGCCCAATACGCCAGCATTAACCAGATACGCACTGCTCAAACGAAAGCTGGTGTGTCCACCAAATGTATCGTTGTTATCGTAACGAACGCCCGCGGTGTTGAACCATGTTTTATCGTACTGAAATTGATATTCTGCAAAGGCTGAACGCTGTTTACGAGACTGTGTTTCGTCGTCTTCTTCCTTGATCTCCGCGCCAGCGATGACGCGCTGTGAACCAATGTTAAAGGAGCCCAGATAGTCCAGCTTTTGAATCGTTCCGCCTTGTCCAAAACCGTAGGCTCCATTGGAGAAGAAATCTCTGTCCACATCGGTATTGGCAAATCCAACGCTGTGGTGCTGATTTTCACCGGCATAATCCAATGCCAAGCGGCTGGTTTGCTGTGAGGTTTTGGATACGCAGTCATGGGTTGGTGCAAAGGTGGCGTTGTCATAGCAGCCGTCGTATTGGGCTTCGGTATCAACATCTCTAATAACCAAAGACGCTGACAATTGCTCTGTGAATTTGTGTGCACCTTTGAAATGCGCCGTGGTGTTTTCGTAGCCATCGGCTTCGTTGCTGGTATCGGCTGCTTGCGCGTTGAAACCGTCGGTATCCAAACGAGTTACTGCTAAATACAGGTTGCTATCTTCATTGGTGTAACCAATATTGCCACCAAACTGCTGCGTACTGTACTTGCCTGCTTGCACTTGTACGCCACCAGAGGTTCCAGACTTGGCTGTAGTGCTGGTAATACGGATAACACCACCTGCATCAGCGCCATAAAGTAGCCCTTGGGTTCCACGTAATACTTCTACGCGCTCAACCTGGCTGGTGAGTATGTCGTCGAATAAAGGCATAACCTGTGGTGCTGAAGGATCGGATAGTTCTATCCCATCAATAAGAACGTGGGTACGGAAACCTTCTTCACCACGAATACGTAAAGCTGTGTTTTGACCCAAACCGCCTGAGTTGCTGACGTTAACAGAGGCGATAGTGCGTAAGGTATCGGCTAGGGCAATTTGCCCGGAAGCTGCGATATCTTGCTCTGTGAGAATGGAAACACTGGTCGCCATTTCGCTGACAGGTTGTTCAACCCGACTGGATACGACGCTGATGGTTTCTATTCTTGATGTAGAGGCTGTTTCGTTGCTGATTGCGGAGGCTGAAAAGCCAACAAACGTAGCGCATACACTGGCGCTGATAAGAGATTGTTTAAAAGACATTTAGTTGATTCTCTATGAACACATTCCGCCCGAATGTGATAACAAGACTGCACAGAAAACCGTTGAGTGTTCTGTACCCCAGCTTCTGGCCGGTATCCGGACTCACAAAGAATGCTCGTTGTTACGGCCTTCCCATTCCTGGTTATACCTGAGCGGAACAGTGGCATGGATGTAACAACTAACTTTGCTTACCGTTGCGGGGGCAGTATCGGCTTCGCACCGATTTCCCGTTTAACTGTTGTCAGCCAATAGATTTGACTAACCTCAGCACCAAAAAGCGGGGACATTATAGGGGCTTATGTAGGGTGGGGCTATGGAATTATGAAAAAAGTTGACCAGGTGAGAGGCTTTCTTTGCTCGTATTCATTCTCTCGATCGTCATTATCCCGATCGTCATGCTGATGAATATCAGCATCTTTATCTTTAGCGTCGCCCTGAAATGCATTCAGGGCGACGCTAAAGATATTTCAACGAATCAAAATAGCGATTACTTAAGACTTAACATGCATATTGTGAATCGCGCAGTGAACTTTATCTGTGTCCCCGCTATCGTCGTCCTTACGAATATGAATGGAGTCATAGTCCAGCCCTTTCAGGTCGGCTTTAATCAGTTCTGAAAACGTATCCGCGGCGGCTTCTATCTTTTCACTGTGAATTTCTATTTTTCTGAAATGAGGTTCGTGTGCGGAGACTAGTTGATCGATTTCATCTGCTAATTCTTCCTGTTTTTGAATTAGTGTTTTGTCGATAAAGAGTGAATTTTCATCCTCAACAATCATCACTTTGGTTACGTCTTCAAGCTGTTTGCTGAGCAGCTCAATTTTCACTTCAAACTCTTCAGTGGGAAGCTCCATTGAGTCCATTTTGGTTTCTAAAGCATCAAGGGCGCGCATGGCTTCCTGTTGCTCTTCTGTTAACTTTGCTTGATACACGATTTCACAGTCTTTCAGGGCAATGAGTTGGTAATCCTGTAGATCGTCGTCGTTCATGGCAAATACCGAGAAGGTGGCCAAAGTAGCAAGAGATAAAGCGGTAATAGAAATCGTTGAATGAGAAAGAGTGGAAGCATAGTGGGATATCAGTTTATTCATGATTCATTCTCCAATGGATAATCAAAATGGTGTCATCACTGCGTGTACTGATATATGTCGATAGGCGGAATGAAATAGTTTGGTGGGGCTGATAGTTTTTTGATTAATTTCTATGCTTCATAAATAAGAGCTGACCATTCAGGTCAGCTCTAAACGAAAGCGCTAATTTATTCGCACGCTTTACCACAGTCGGCAAGAGTCACGACTTTTTGTGCCATATAGCTTGGGATGTTGTAGTTATTATTGAAAGCAATTGCTCCAATGGTTTGCCCGTTATACAAAATTCCGGGTGTCCAACCGCTGCTGCTCCAAGCTCCGCTGCTGTAGGCATATTTGTCGATTTGCGAGGCTCCAGGGGCGCTGGCGTAGTAATAGCCGCCTGCACCTGACGTAATTGTCGGAGCAGTTTGGAAGATACTTAGCTGTATTTGGTGAGCATTAGTACCATTTTTATTTCTAAATACACCAACGTACACATTCATTCCTGTAATCAAGTTGTTGATTGTGTTGGTAATATCAATATTCAATTGCTGCTCAATTGCTGCCACTGGTGTTGCTACGGAAGGCTTATCCAGAATGCTTTTAACACCAAACAGGTTTTTCATATTGATAATATCGGTATATTGGCGCAGTCCGCTGTCTACCATGTCATCCACTTTTGCTTCTGCATAATTGCTGGCAAAAATACTGACTAATTGACTAACCCCCGGGAAGGACAGAATTCCGCCTGAACAGCTTAAATCAATATTATTGTTGTAGTTAATGCTAAGGCTGGTGAGTGCCCCGGTGTAAAAGTTGTAAGTCGCTTTAGGGCGCAGGTTTTGTAAAGATACTGTCGCTTTGACTGTTGGGCACAAGATGTCGATGCCATCAAATTTTGCTTGAGCTTTAACGCTAATGCTGCCAACGGTTAATGACACTTTTTGTGAGGCTTCACCAGTAAAGGTTGCACTTAAATTGTCGGTGTTTACGTCGATGTAGGAAATGGATTTTACTTCGTTGATCTTGTTTATTTCTGTACGAAGTTTTGACTCGATGTTCAATTCCATTTGTTTGATGTCATTAAACAATCCATCTGCCAAGGTTCCGATATTGACGGTATACGCATCTTCCCTCGGAGTTGGGCTACCACTGGGTTTACTTAATTTTAAATCGGTTTGGGCTGCGTTGATCCCCGCTGAAAATAAAATGGCGGTGACGAGTCCTGTTATTTGGAGAGTTTTTTTCATAATGTTCATCCTGCATTGAAATTGGAAAAATTTTGCGTAGGAAAGCAAATTTTAATAAAAACAACATGTATTGAATTCTGCCGACCAAGCCAAATTAAGGTAAGTAAATTTAGTTTCACTTATGTGACAATTTCAATTGAAGGAATAAATATATCTATTGGCTTTTTTTGAGTTAAGGTAAGATTTTCGTGTAAATATTGTGTCAGCATATTCTTTCTTCTATAGGGGGAGTTCGAATGAATGATGATAGTGGCAGCAAACGTGATATGGTTGGCGCGCTTAAACGCGCTAGTAGCCGTATTCGATCATTGTCTGATACATCTACCTATCAAACGCCTCCCCCTGTAGATAATGTTCCCAGGCCAAAAAATGCCCCCGAAGTCCAATTGGCAAGTTCCAGTGCCAACAAAGATTTAGTGAAAGCGGCTAGAGAGAGAGTTGCTGATCCTTCATTACCCCAAGCTCCATTGATGCATGGAAGAGATAAACTGGGTGAAGTGGGTCAGAAAGCCTGGGTATATAAACCTAATGGCAAAGATGCGGATAGTTACGCCACTATGGCGACTCGACTTGATACTATTGGTGCAAAAATTCATTCCTCCTATTCTGGAGATAAGCGTAAAGACTATACACCGTCTCAGTTTGCTGCTCATGCAACATTGCTTGCATTCAAGGGCAAAACAGACAAATTGAGAAGTGAGTATCAGTTATCGCATGAGGATATTAATGAACTCAGAACTCATGCCAGTGTCATGATGGGGGCTGAAACTGGGCGCTCTGAGGTTGCGGGGGTGTC
Above is a window of Paraneptunicella aestuarii DNA encoding:
- a CDS encoding thiol:disulfide interchange protein DsbA/DsbL, whose amino-acid sequence is MRKYLSLFIFALLLPLKSMAAGVEQWVEGTHYVVVGEEATAKPEVLEFFSYWCSHCYNFEPIVANLEKKLPEDVKFSKVHVNFMAFTTTEIQEDATRGLMIARALKKEKEMNRAIFNYIHVQRAPIAGIDDIRNIFTVNGVDAAEFDKLANSFGVNSQLKKNNQSIQKFMKHLRGVPNFIVNGKYQAKFTRDMTPDDMVDLIVWLSKLK
- a CDS encoding Fic/DOC family protein, yielding MENNLPPDSVEPAFYPNSHVFVNLLDIQEPSELRQKEAAFTAIRSIELLQKPDTVEQTFDFEHLKSIHRHLFQDLYSWAGKPRSYDVAKDGDIFTPANKLAEYQSLVFERSISYYQSTDKPTIEESAQKLARCLGIINIYHPFPEGNGRTQRLFISALANVFNYMINWDLVHNWENVETFKQVHRGNYEPLEHLMLRILAQR
- a CDS encoding TonB-dependent receptor plug domain-containing protein, giving the protein MSFKQSLISASVCATFVGFSASAISNETASTSRIETISVVSSRVEQPVSEMATSVSILTEQDIAASGQIALADTLRTIASVNVSNSGGLGQNTALRIRGEEGFRTHVLIDGIELSDPSAPQVMPLFDDILTSQVERVEVLRGTQGLLYGADAGGVIRITSTTAKSGTSGGVQVQAGKYSTQQFGGNIGYTNEDSNLYLAVTRLDTDGFNAQAADTSNEADGYENTTAHFKGAHKFTEQLSASLVIRDVDTEAQYDGCYDNATFAPTHDCVSKTSQQTSRLALDYAGENQHHSVGFANTDVDRDFFSNGAYGFGQGGTIQKLDYLGSFNIGSQRVIAGAEIKEEDDETQSRKQRSAFAEYQFQYDKTWFNTAGVRYDNNDTFGGHTSFRLSSAYLVNAGVLGDVKLKASYGTGFRAPSLFEQSYNDGAFAWGEAQGLQLKEETSKGFDLGVEFYQSDMFFGITYFKQDITDEIIFDPVAYQGYLQTAGTSKSEGLELDWRQNITASVELWGNYTYNETETAQGDQRLRRPRHMANLGLSYNLLDNALQLNAYARAVQDAIDIGGQELDDYTVLNLSALYELNAHWRFNAKLDNVTNREYQEVLGYNSKGRSAYVGVSYQF